One Anolis carolinensis isolate JA03-04 chromosome 4, rAnoCar3.1.pri, whole genome shotgun sequence DNA window includes the following coding sequences:
- the LOC134298362 gene encoding nanos homolog 2-like: MHRLCLLSRLSFFTPWCNLAQNPFDRWKGYLSLAKVVTEIIAERKKVPFPSQSLDTMEYDMQLVLNEDNFETASQWVNGSSSSSKSSKGSANGQASQNKEICNFCKHNGESKQVYSSHRLKGMDGTVECPILRKYTCPLCGATGEKAHTLKYCPLSQGKRSLYRKCGRNSAGRKVWRMEAQFS; this comes from the exons atgcaccgcctctgtcttctctcgcggctgtcgttctttaccccttggtgcaatcttgcacagaacccttttgacagatggaagggctatctgagccttgcgaaagtggttacggagatcatcgcggaacgcaagaaggtcccatttccatctcagagtttggacacaatggagtacgacatgcagctagtcctcaacgaggacaactttgaaacagcatcacaatgggttaatggaagcagttccagcagcaagagctccaaaggtagtgccaatggccaggcttcccaaaacaaggagatttgcaatttctgcaaacacaacggggaatccaagcaggtctattcgtcccaccggctgaaggggatggacggcaccgtggagtgccccatcttgcgcaaatacacctgtccgctctgcggtgccacgggcgaaaaggcccatactttaaaatactgcccactgagccaagggaagaggtcgctgtatcgcaagtgcggacgtaactcggctggacgcaag gtttggagaatggaagcccaattctcttag